GCCCACGTCGGGCGGTAGGGTGACCGCGGTCGCCAAGGTCGCGTCCCAGAGCGTCTTCTTGTCGGTGATCAGATACTTGCCGGAGGGCGACCACTCGAACCATGGCGGCTGATTGCCGAAGCCCGTGGTCGTGAGCTGCGTCACGGCCGGCGACGTCTTGCCGAAGTCGAGCAGCGCCACTCCCTTGCCGGGATCGCTGTTCGACCTGAACGCGAGTCGAGCCCCGGATGCCGCCCACCCGAAGCCGTCCACGTGCACCCCGCTCGACTGCCACGCGAGTGTGGGCGCCGAGCCTGCGAGATCGTAGACGCGCAGCGTGCCGTCCGCGCTCCACGTCGCGAGATGCGTGCTGTCCCCGCTGAATCCGCACTTGTCGAAGCTCGGCAGCGGGGAGAGCGTGGCCGTGCCGCCGGAGAAATGGACCACGCTCGTAGGCCACGCCGCCCACTGGTGATCCGGCGAAACGAAGTGGCCATCGGCGACGGATGCGCTCTGCAACGTGTGCACGGCGTTCGTGCTCGTGGTCACGGTGCGAAGCTCCCCGAAGCCCGAGGTGTGATCGTATGCGGTGTACAGCAGTAGATTGGAGCCGAGCCAGGGACCATCGCTCGGGGCGTACTTCGGCTCCACCGCCACCAGATCATCGGAAAGGCCAGTGAGAGTCGTGGCCAGCGTCGGCGTCGAGCCCGTCAGGTCCCAGACGTTGATGCCCTTCTCGCTCCCGGTGAGCGCAGCGACGCGCGTGCCATCCGGGGAGAAGTGCGCGTGGACGCCGCCGCCCACGGCGACCGGGGACGGGTTCGGCGCAGCGACGTCCACCACGTACAGCGCCGTCGACCACTCCTTGTAGTAGACGAAGCTTGGCGCACCGAGACTCGGACCGCCCCCGCCAGCGCCCGCGGCGCCCCCCGCTCCGGCAACGCCACCGGAGCCGGCAACGCCACCGGAGCCGGCAACGCCACCGGAGCCGGCAACGCCACCGGAGCCGGCAACGCCACCGGAGCCGGCAACGCCACCGAATCCCGCAACGCCACCGAATCCCGCTGCGCCACCGAATCCCGCTGCGCCACCCGATCCGAGTCCTCCGCTCCCCGGCGTCGCGCCGCTCCCCCCTTGCCCGCCCACCCCGCCGGTGTTGGTCGCCTCCGGTGTTCCTGCGCCGTTGCCGCCACACGCCGCTGCCAGCACGGCTACCGCGATTGCACATAGTCTCTGAAGTCTCATGACGAGCGGACCTACGAGAGCGCGTGCGCCGGGGTTCCCTGGATGTCCGAAAGTGCAAAGCTTCAATGTTGGCTCGCCGCGGAAACATCGCGGCGAGAAGTCCGAAAGTGTCGAGAGCGCGGCGGTCTGCCCGCCCTCACGATGCCTGGCCATGAGGGTCCTCGTCACCGGCGCCAGCGCGGGAATCGGCCGCGCGGCAGCGCTGAGCTTCGCGCATCGTGGTTTTCGAGTCTTTGCCACCGCTCGTCGGCGTCCGCGGCTGGAGGCGCTTGCCGCGGCCGGTCACGGCAACATCCACGCGATCGAACTGGACGTCTGCTCCGCCGACTCCATCGCCAAGGCCAAGGAGCGCATCTTGGAGCTGACGGAAGGCTACGGCGTGGACGTAGTCGTCAACAACGCCGGGATCGCCCTGGCCGGCCCGCTGGCAGAGGTGGATGACGCTCACGTCCGTAGCCAGTTCGAGACCAACGTGTTCGGACTCTTGGCAGTCACTCGGACGTTCTTGCCCAACATGATGGACCGGCGGAGTGGGCGCATCGTGAACGTGAGCAGCTCCGGGGGACGTATCAGCTTGCCGTTGGTGGGCGCCTACCACGCCAGCAAGTTCGCCGTGGAGGCGCTCTCCGACAGTCTGCGCTGGGAGCTGTCGCCGTTCGGCATTCGCGTGTCGGTGATCGAGCCCGGACCGGTCCGTACTGAGCTGGGGGACAAGCTGCTCTCGTCGGCCCTGAAGCTCGGTCCGCGTTCGGCATATGCCGCGGTGCTGCGCAACGCCGACGAGGTGAAGGCTTTCGCGGAATCGCGTATGGTCGAACCGGAGGCCATCGTCCGCGACATCGAGCACGCGGCGCTGGCCAAGCATCCGCGGGCTCGCTACCTATCGCCGCGGCCGATGGGATTCCTTCTGGGCCTGTACCAGCTGGTGCCCACTTGGCTTTCGGACTGGGTGATCTGCCGCGCCACGGGCATGACGCGCTCGCGCTTGCTGCTGGGCGCCTGAGCGCCGCCGCGTGCTATCGTCCCGCCGACATGCCGCTGCACGAGGTGTCGGGACGGGAGCTCGCGCGCCGGATAAGAGAGCGTGAAGCCTCGGCCAGAGTGGTGTGCGAGGCGCACATCGCGGCCATCCGTCGCGTGAATCCGGTGCTCAACGCCGTGGTGGCCACGCGCTTCGACGACGCTCTCGCCGAGGCGGACGCCGTGGATGCCCAAGTGAAGCGCGGCGATGCGCTGCCGCCCTATGCCGGTGTGCCCTGCACCATCAAGGAATCCTTCGCGGTGACCGGCATGCCTCAGTCGTCGGGGCTTTGGGCGCGGCGGAACGTGCGCGCCACTGAAGATGCACCCACGGTGGCGCGGTTGCGCGCTGCGGGCGCCATCGTGCTCGGAGTCACCAACGTCTCCGAGCTGTGCATGTGGATGGAGAGCAACAACCGCGTCTACGGTCGCAGCAACAACCCCTATGATCCAACGCGCATCGTGGGCGGAAGCTCGGGCGGGGAAGGGGCCATCGTCGGTGCCGGCGCGTCGCCCTTCGGCTTGGGCGCGGACGTCGGCGGTTCCATCCGAATGCCAGCGTTCTTCAATGGCGTGTTTGGTCACAAGCCATCTGCCGGCCTGGTGCCCAATCGCGGGCAGTATCCGGTGACGGAAGGCGAGGGTCTGAAGCTACTGTCTACCGGTCCGCTATGCCGGCGCGCCGAGGATCTGTACCCGTTGCTGGAGGTGCTCGCCGGGCCCGATCCGGAAGACCCCGGTACCCGCGAGCTGCCGCTTCGGGATCCGAGCAGCGTGGATCTGTCGAAGCTCCGCGTGCTGGTGGTGGATGGAGACGGCGTCAGTCGAGTGAGCGCCGAGCTCGTCTCCGCCC
This portion of the Polyangiaceae bacterium genome encodes:
- a CDS encoding SDR family oxidoreductase, giving the protein MRVLVTGASAGIGRAAALSFAHRGFRVFATARRRPRLEALAAAGHGNIHAIELDVCSADSIAKAKERILELTEGYGVDVVVNNAGIALAGPLAEVDDAHVRSQFETNVFGLLAVTRTFLPNMMDRRSGRIVNVSSSGGRISLPLVGAYHASKFAVEALSDSLRWELSPFGIRVSVIEPGPVRTELGDKLLSSALKLGPRSAYAAVLRNADEVKAFAESRMVEPEAIVRDIEHAALAKHPRARYLSPRPMGFLLGLYQLVPTWLSDWVICRATGMTRSRLLLGA
- a CDS encoding WD40 repeat domain-containing protein gives rise to the protein MRLQRLCAIAVAVLAAACGGNGAGTPEATNTGGVGGQGGSGATPGSGGLGSGGAAGFGGAAGFGGVAGFGGVAGSGGVAGSGGVAGSGGVAGSGGVAGSGGVAGAGGAAGAGGGGPSLGAPSFVYYKEWSTALYVVDVAAPNPSPVAVGGGVHAHFSPDGTRVAALTGSEKGINVWDLTGSTPTLATTLTGLSDDLVAVEPKYAPSDGPWLGSNLLLYTAYDHTSGFGELRTVTTSTNAVHTLQSASVADGHFVSPDHQWAAWPTSVVHFSGGTATLSPLPSFDKCGFSGDSTHLATWSADGTLRVYDLAGSAPTLAWQSSGVHVDGFGWAASGARLAFRSNSDPGKGVALLDFGKTSPAVTQLTTTGFGNQPPWFEWSPSGKYLITDKKTLWDATLATAVTLPPDVGYDFMVSADDHWLVSVGSSLKLTNLSSLAAFPLSGALPQFSTDSKALFVRKGSGLGYELFDLGSGAPLSKGSFSVGSGWSYVKSTNGVEHVIYLDASPGQYSRLYSIAIVDGQIQPARQISGVGDFVYDGFGCGQCNQL
- a CDS encoding amidase, with amino-acid sequence MPLHEVSGRELARRIREREASARVVCEAHIAAIRRVNPVLNAVVATRFDDALAEADAVDAQVKRGDALPPYAGVPCTIKESFAVTGMPQSSGLWARRNVRATEDAPTVARLRAAGAIVLGVTNVSELCMWMESNNRVYGRSNNPYDPTRIVGGSSGGEGAIVGAGASPFGLGADVGGSIRMPAFFNGVFGHKPSAGLVPNRGQYPVTEGEGLKLLSTGPLCRRAEDLYPLLEVLAGPDPEDPGTRELPLRDPSSVDLSKLRVLVVDGDGVSRVSAELVSAQRRVADVLARRGARVRHERIGALKRTLEVWSAAMSAAADTRFAELLGNGRRVRAGRELGRWLLGRSPHTLPAIALALLEGWADKLEEHQRHMLAMGGELRGELTDRIGEDGIMLYPPYPTAAPRHFMPMLPPIRWAYTALFNVMHFPVTQVPLGLGPQGLPLGVQVASVHGNDHVTIAVAEELERALGGWVVPKARAR